One window of Cohnella hashimotonis genomic DNA carries:
- a CDS encoding amino acid ABC transporter ATP-binding protein, with amino-acid sequence MIEIKNIHKAFGKNKILNGVDVHVDDGEVVVILGASGSGKTTLLRSICFLENADRGTLTIGEKTVELNKAKRRDIVALRKKMAFVFQNHNLFNNKTALENVAEGLIVGRKMPKTQAIEIAKNALAKVGLADRHDYYPSQLSGGQQQRVGIARAVALNPEVILFDEPTSALDPELIGETLSLIKKIAEEGITMIIVTHEISFAREVASKVIFMDGGVIVEEGKPDEVLVRPKEERTRQFLKRILRPVEFNI; translated from the coding sequence ATGATCGAAATTAAAAACATCCATAAAGCCTTCGGGAAAAATAAAATCCTGAACGGCGTGGACGTTCATGTCGACGATGGCGAGGTGGTCGTAATCCTGGGCGCTAGCGGCTCCGGCAAAACGACGCTGCTGAGAAGCATCTGCTTCCTTGAAAATGCCGATCGGGGCACGCTCACCATCGGCGAAAAGACCGTCGAGCTAAATAAGGCGAAAAGGCGGGACATCGTCGCGTTAAGGAAGAAAATGGCGTTTGTTTTCCAGAATCACAATCTTTTCAACAATAAGACGGCTTTGGAAAACGTTGCCGAGGGTTTGATCGTCGGGAGAAAAATGCCTAAAACGCAAGCTATCGAAATCGCTAAAAACGCGTTGGCAAAGGTGGGACTGGCGGATCGGCACGACTATTATCCGTCCCAGCTTTCAGGCGGGCAGCAGCAGCGGGTCGGCATCGCCAGAGCGGTGGCGTTGAACCCGGAAGTGATCCTTTTTGACGAGCCGACATCCGCGCTGGATCCGGAATTGATCGGGGAGACATTGTCGCTCATTAAAAAAATCGCTGAAGAAGGCATTACGATGATAATCGTGACGCACGAGATTTCGTTCGCTCGCGAAGTGGCGAGCAAAGTGATTTTTATGGATGGCGGCGTCATCGTAGAGGAAGGCAAGCCTGACGAAGTGCTGGTCCGGCCGAAGGAAGAACGAACCCGGCAATTTTTGAAACGAATACTGAGGCCGGTTGAATTTAACATCTGA
- a CDS encoding amino acid ABC transporter permease produces MNIQPVLIWEAFKSAVSYIPITLLITSAVVVIGLFFGVLVAAVRTYRIPVLSHLADGFVIAFKAIPINLILVVSSLLFVTHFNGIASFLHLTVTIRDVSRIYVGIFALSFPAIAQMSEFIRGSLLSVDRGQYEAGYTVGLTFWQTFRRIVLPQMMLVFVPSLTGIVIALMKATSLVILIGVVDVMNGALKYANLYFSYFEAYLAAALVYWGLSLCIELLGKALEKRIGRYRGSAA; encoded by the coding sequence ATGAACATTCAACCGGTATTGATTTGGGAAGCCTTCAAGAGCGCCGTATCCTATATCCCCATTACGCTTCTTATCACGTCGGCGGTTGTCGTTATCGGATTGTTTTTCGGCGTCCTGGTCGCGGCCGTTCGTACCTATCGCATTCCGGTCCTATCGCATCTGGCAGACGGATTCGTCATTGCGTTCAAGGCGATTCCGATCAATTTGATATTAGTCGTATCCAGCCTTTTGTTTGTCACGCATTTTAACGGCATCGCAAGCTTCTTGCATTTGACCGTTACGATCCGGGATGTCAGCCGCATTTACGTCGGTATTTTCGCCCTGTCATTCCCTGCGATCGCTCAGATGAGCGAGTTTATACGAGGTTCTCTCCTTTCGGTAGACAGAGGACAGTATGAGGCCGGGTATACGGTCGGATTAACTTTTTGGCAGACTTTTCGGCGCATCGTTTTGCCGCAAATGATGCTTGTGTTCGTACCGTCGCTGACCGGTATCGTCATTGCGCTCATGAAGGCGACGTCCCTAGTCATCCTGATCGGGGTCGTTGACGTGATGAACGGCGCCTTGAAGTACGCCAACCTTTATTTCAGCTATTTCGAAGCATACTTGGCCGCCGCCCTGGTTTACTGGGGACTCAGTCTCTGTATCGAGCTTCTCGGAAAAGCCTTGGAAAAGCGCATCGGAAGATACAGGGGGAGCGCTGCATGA
- a CDS encoding amino acid ABC transporter permease codes for MDGDFFSFERLVAYFPKILSKFPVSLYVVAVSTALALALGTVLAIIRIRKIPVLHQLAVVYISFVRGTPILIHLFLVYYGLPLLFNALFGYNIASGWNKLIFVFLAYGINEAGFLAEHIRAAILSVSRGQTEAGHMVGLTGFQTFRRIVLPQAFRVLVPGLSAMVVGMLPATALAYLLGVTDMMGMITTISYSSQHSLEGYADAAIIFIAASFILEKLSAMLIKKLSYGRKSVDEAT; via the coding sequence ATGGACGGCGATTTCTTTTCCTTTGAACGCTTAGTCGCGTATTTCCCTAAGATACTGTCCAAGTTCCCGGTTTCGCTGTATGTGGTCGCCGTCTCGACAGCATTGGCGCTGGCGCTCGGAACGGTATTGGCGATCATCCGCATTCGAAAGATTCCGGTGCTGCATCAATTGGCCGTCGTGTATATCTCCTTTGTTAGAGGCACCCCGATTCTGATTCATTTATTTCTCGTTTATTACGGACTGCCGCTGCTTTTTAACGCCCTTTTCGGTTACAACATCGCTTCAGGCTGGAATAAACTGATCTTCGTGTTTTTGGCGTACGGAATTAATGAAGCGGGATTCCTTGCCGAACATATCCGAGCCGCCATTCTATCCGTTTCGCGCGGCCAGACCGAAGCGGGGCATATGGTAGGTCTTACCGGATTTCAAACGTTTCGAAGGATCGTGCTGCCGCAAGCATTCCGCGTACTGGTGCCGGGGCTAAGCGCCATGGTCGTGGGCATGCTTCCCGCAACAGCGCTCGCCTATTTGCTTGGCGTCACCGATATGATGGGCATGATTACGACGATCAGCTACAGCTCGCAGCATTCGCTGGAAGGTTATGCGGACGCCGCCATTATATTCATTGCCGCCAGTTTTATACTTGAAAAGCTCTCCGCGATGCTCATTAAGAAATTAAGCTACGGAAGGAAATCGGTGGACGAGGCGACATGA
- a CDS encoding transporter substrate-binding domain-containing protein has product MKKWLSVTLTIVIFLTVTACGNNKSTPDAAGQDKEASEPETITVGLVNGIPKISVLDESGKWTGYDYETLVKIDDLLPQYVFKYEPITDFQAAFVGLDTKSFDILAVHASWTEERAAKYLYGEASNYENSGYTLKVKKGSGIVVKSEEDLGGLKIALAPGAAVAGDVEKYNEQHPDRKIEVVWDTGTVEQQLANLKSGAIDALFGEPLNDKALLEAYGADAFDIAGSHLFYDAGKKNGTYLLFNYGSEPLQKDIDEAINHLLKDGTLSNLSKEILGIDVTVKPD; this is encoded by the coding sequence ATGAAAAAATGGTTAAGTGTTACGCTTACGATTGTAATCTTCCTAACCGTTACCGCTTGCGGAAATAACAAAAGTACGCCCGATGCTGCCGGACAGGATAAGGAAGCATCCGAGCCGGAGACGATTACGGTAGGTCTTGTCAATGGTATACCTAAAATCAGCGTCCTGGATGAAAGCGGAAAATGGACGGGCTACGATTATGAGACGCTCGTCAAAATCGACGATCTTCTGCCGCAATACGTTTTCAAATACGAGCCCATCACCGATTTTCAGGCCGCTTTTGTCGGTCTGGATACGAAGTCCTTCGATATCCTTGCCGTTCACGCCAGCTGGACGGAAGAGCGTGCGGCAAAGTACCTTTACGGCGAGGCAAGCAACTATGAGAATTCCGGCTATACGTTAAAGGTCAAGAAAGGTTCGGGGATCGTCGTCAAAAGCGAGGAGGACCTTGGGGGCTTAAAAATAGCATTGGCGCCTGGCGCTGCCGTTGCCGGCGACGTAGAAAAATATAACGAGCAGCATCCGGACCGTAAGATCGAAGTGGTCTGGGACACGGGAACGGTCGAGCAGCAGCTGGCCAATTTGAAAAGCGGCGCGATCGATGCGCTCTTCGGCGAGCCGTTGAACGATAAAGCGCTGCTGGAAGCATACGGCGCGGATGCGTTCGATATTGCGGGAAGTCATTTGTTCTACGACGCCGGCAAGAAAAACGGCACGTATCTCCTGTTCAACTATGGCAGCGAGCCGCTGCAGAAGGATATCGATGAGGCGATCAACCATTTGCTCAAAGATGGAACGCTCAGTAATCTCTCCAAAGAAATATTGGGTATTGACGTTACCGTCAAACCGGATTAA
- a CDS encoding TetR/AcrR family transcriptional regulator has translation MSTRGATKEAILSKSIELFNKYGFEQVTINQICKEINVTKTAFYYHFKSKDELISDFFSFDNMVSNDDLLDILSVTDFADQAMKAMEIFVKHIVRLGVEMTKENYRIHLRSHVPPLDKSQSALLGSVIPTLIQRAKDAGQVKNPANAEDLLESMCNIASGVILNWAIMGGSFDVLAETRKRFEILLVVNEK, from the coding sequence ATGAGTACGAGAGGTGCAACCAAAGAGGCGATTTTGTCTAAAAGTATCGAGCTATTTAATAAATATGGCTTCGAACAGGTTACGATCAACCAGATTTGCAAAGAGATCAATGTTACGAAGACTGCGTTCTACTACCACTTCAAATCTAAAGACGAATTGATCTCGGATTTTTTCTCGTTTGATAACATGGTCTCGAACGACGATTTGCTGGACATTCTCTCCGTCACGGATTTTGCCGATCAGGCCATGAAGGCCATGGAGATTTTCGTAAAGCATATCGTTCGTCTCGGCGTTGAAATGACCAAAGAAAATTACAGAATCCACCTTCGCAGCCACGTACCTCCGCTCGATAAAAGCCAATCCGCTTTGCTCGGCAGCGTGATTCCAACGCTGATCCAACGGGCGAAAGACGCAGGTCAAGTCAAAAATCCGGCGAATGCCGAAGATTTGCTCGAATCGATGTGCAACATCGCCAGCGGGGTCATTCTAAACTGGGCAATCATGGGCGGCAGCTTCGATGTGCTGGCGGAGACCAGGAAGCGATTTGAGATTTTACTGGTCGTCAACGAGAAATAA
- a CDS encoding NmrA/HSCARG family protein, with protein MASNESRLILVIGGTGTQGGHVARELLKHGHRVRILTRNLASAASQAMAAKGAEMIQGDLADPASLEPAMQNVSAIFSVQYADPYDQTIEPRNAANMVQAAQKAGIEQVVHTSVAGSDLFPRWDKHKYLVQTWENKYNIEALIRNGGFKYWTILHPVWFMENFVAPHSAIMAPELKDGVLFGTLQEDTPLKLNSGEDTTQFARAAFENPQKFHGKDINVASDELTMTEIAQTLSRVLGKKVAYKRTSSEETRKRGMLEGTVYFMEWLEAVPGYGFDIQETRQYCVALKSFAEWVEENKHRFEID; from the coding sequence TTGGCGTCCAACGAATCAAGATTAATACTGGTCATAGGCGGCACTGGTACGCAAGGCGGCCATGTTGCCCGCGAATTGTTAAAGCACGGTCATCGCGTGCGGATTCTGACCCGGAACCTGGCGTCGGCGGCTTCGCAAGCCATGGCGGCCAAGGGAGCGGAAATGATCCAGGGCGACCTGGCCGACCCGGCCTCGCTCGAGCCTGCCATGCAAAACGTATCGGCCATTTTTTCCGTGCAGTACGCCGATCCGTACGATCAGACGATCGAGCCGCGAAATGCCGCCAACATGGTCCAGGCCGCCCAAAAAGCCGGCATCGAACAAGTCGTGCATACCTCGGTTGCCGGCAGCGATCTTTTTCCGCGGTGGGACAAACACAAGTATTTGGTGCAGACTTGGGAAAATAAATACAATATTGAAGCGCTCATCCGAAACGGCGGTTTCAAGTATTGGACCATCCTGCACCCGGTCTGGTTTATGGAGAATTTCGTCGCGCCCCATTCCGCTATCATGGCACCGGAATTAAAAGACGGCGTTTTGTTCGGCACCCTGCAGGAGGACACGCCCTTAAAGCTGAATTCGGGGGAAGATACGACCCAATTCGCCCGCGCCGCATTTGAAAATCCGCAGAAGTTTCACGGTAAAGACATTAATGTCGCAAGCGACGAGCTGACAATGACGGAGATCGCGCAGACGTTAAGCCGCGTTCTCGGTAAAAAAGTAGCTTATAAAAGGACAAGCAGCGAGGAAACCCGAAAGCGCGGCATGCTGGAAGGAACGGTTTACTTTATGGAATGGCTCGAGGCCGTGCCGGGCTACGGATTCGATATTCAGGAAACCAGGCAGTACTGCGTTGCGCTTAAGTCTTTTGCGGAATGGGTCGAGGAGAACAAGCATCGGTTTGAAATCGATTGA
- a CDS encoding RNA polymerase sigma factor encodes MKPAGLSSKESFSKDPAEALEQLMEAFGTVVMRTAYFYTRDRHLAEDISQEVFLRAYRSWTSFRGDSSVKTWLTTICVNVCRDKTGVRMYTEQPTDPIRLEQDRTFNVEDEALQRLEKSEVLQHVLRLPIPFQEALYLYYYLELTTKEIAEATASPEGTVRNRLHRAREALARAMNKEETKHDGYGS; translated from the coding sequence ATGAAGCCGGCCGGCTTAAGCTCCAAAGAAAGTTTCTCGAAGGATCCCGCGGAAGCGCTGGAGCAGCTTATGGAAGCGTTTGGAACAGTGGTAATGCGTACCGCTTATTTTTATACACGGGATCGGCACCTCGCGGAGGATATCAGCCAGGAGGTATTCCTGCGGGCTTATCGGAGCTGGACGTCCTTCCGGGGAGACAGCAGCGTGAAAACCTGGCTAACGACGATCTGCGTCAATGTGTGCCGGGACAAGACGGGCGTACGGATGTATACCGAACAGCCGACCGACCCGATCCGATTGGAACAAGACAGAACGTTTAACGTAGAGGACGAGGCGCTGCAAAGGCTGGAGAAGAGCGAGGTGCTGCAGCACGTGCTTCGCTTGCCGATTCCGTTCCAGGAAGCGTTGTACCTGTACTACTATCTGGAGCTCACGACCAAGGAGATTGCGGAAGCGACGGCTTCTCCGGAAGGAACGGTACGCAACAGGCTGCATCGGGCGCGCGAGGCGCTGGCCCGGGCGATGAACAAGGAGGAGACAAAACATGACGGATATGGATCGTGA